TGAACATTGCCCCGGCCCAATTGGTGCGGAAGCAGGAGAAGCTGTTTAAGGAACTAAACCTTGGCGATCAAGAACTATCAGACAAACAGTGGATCGCGATTCTAGCCTCCAATCCAACGCTGATTGAGCGACCCATTGTCGTTCACGACGGAAAAGCCGCAATTGGCCGTCCCCTCGAAAACATTGTTGAGATTCTTGACAAATAGGCTGCATCGTACTTCTGGAGACTCACCTTTGAGACAACCTGAACTGATCGTTTTTGACCTCGACTTCACGCTCTGGGATTGCGATGGCACTTGGTGCGATTGCCTGTCGCCGCCATTTCGCCGCCAGAACGAACGAGTCTTTGATCGGGCGAGTCGCCAGGTGCGATTGTACGATGACGTTACCAGTATCCTGGACCATTGCGACAAGCAGTGCATAAAAATGGCGATCGCATCGCGAACGGAGCAGCCAGCGTGGGCGCGTGAGCTGGTGGAATTGCTTGGGATCACTCACCGTTTCGCGTTTGCCGAGATTTATCCATCATCAAAACGGAAGCATTTCGCGGCGTTGAAAGCATCAAGTGGTCTCCGTCATGAAGACATGATTTTCTTCGATGACGAGATGCGAAACATCAACGAGGTTTCCACGCTCGGTGTCACCAGCATTCACGTCTCCAATGGCATGACAGCCAATTTGTTCCACAAGGCTCTGCGAGCATTCGCGAAGAATGGCCATGCGAGCCGGCATTAAGATTGACGCGGACAGCTTGGCGGTCGACGGTGTGGAAACCTCCCGTCGAAGAAACCAACGCATCTATGC
This DNA window, taken from Novipirellula aureliae, encodes the following:
- a CDS encoding magnesium-dependent phosphatase-1, which codes for MRQPELIVFDLDFTLWDCDGTWCDCLSPPFRRQNERVFDRASRQVRLYDDVTSILDHCDKQCIKMAIASRTEQPAWARELVELLGITHRFAFAEIYPSSKRKHFAALKASSGLRHEDMIFFDDEMRNINEVSTLGVTSIHVSNGMTANLFHKALRAFAKNGHASRH
- the arsC gene encoding arsenate reductase (glutaredoxin) (This arsenate reductase requires both glutathione and glutaredoxin to convert arsenate to arsenite, after which the efflux transporter formed by ArsA and ArsB can extrude the arsenite from the cell, providing resistance.); this encodes MTTVFHNPRCSKSRAAVELLNSRGIEFDVVKYLETPPSEKELGKIAQLLNIAPAQLVRKQEKLFKELNLGDQELSDKQWIAILASNPTLIERPIVVHDGKAAIGRPLENIVEILDK